The sequence TATGAAATAGATAGGTTCAGTGGAGACTGGGACACTGTTTCAAAAGGAAAAGTAAAGGATTTCAATCTTATGCTTAAAGACTGTGATGGAGACTTTTTATATAAAAAAATAAATAGCACTGAAAATATTATTTTGGGAGAAAAGGAATTAATATTTTTTATTTATTGTATTTCTGGTAAAATTGAAATATCTGGAGATTTATTACTTGAAAATGAGCTAGCCGTTGGAAAGGGGAAAAATATTAAAGTATCTGGAAAAGACAGTAAAATATTCTATGGTCATATAACTGAATTATAATAGAATTGAAATTATAGGAGGATTGAAATGAAAGATTTATGGAATGGCAGATTGGATAGTTATGAAGAAATTGATCTTAGACTGTGGCAAGTAGTAAAAGAAATAAAAGAAGCTCAAGAACCTGGTGGAGTATGCTTTGTAGGTTATGATACAGATGAGGGAGTAGTAAGAAATCTAGGAAGAAAAGGTGCTGAAGGCGGATCAAATGCTATTAGAAAATCTATCCAATCTTTTCCCAAATTAAAGGAATTGAAAATATATGATTATAAAAATCTTGATAAGAAAAATGTAGAAGAAGCTCAAGAAGAATATTCAGAAAAGATAGCAGATGTATTAAGAAAAAAAATTTTCCCTATTGGATTAGGAGGAGGACATGATATAGCATATGGTTCATATCTTGGAATAAGAAAATCTTATCCTGATAAAAAAATAGGAATAATAAATTTTGATGCTCACTTAGACATGAGACCATATGACAAAGGAAGAACTTCTGGTACTTCATTCAAAGAG comes from Fusobacterium sp. and encodes:
- a CDS encoding HutD family protein — its product is MIEIIKSDNFKKSEWSGGTTTQLYIYPKDADYQKRNFKFRISIATTELTESNFTKLQGIKRVISILEGKMDLSHKDKYDITLAPYEIDRFSGDWDTVSKGKVKDFNLMLKDCDGDFLYKKINSTENIILGEKELIFFIYCISGKIEISGDLLLENELAVGKGKNIKVSGKDSKIFYGHITEL
- the hutG gene encoding formimidoylglutamase encodes the protein MKDLWNGRLDSYEEIDLRLWQVVKEIKEAQEPGGVCFVGYDTDEGVVRNLGRKGAEGGSNAIRKSIQSFPKLKELKIYDYKNLDKKNVEEAQEEYSEKIADVLRKKIFPIGLGGGHDIAYGSYLGIRKSYPDKKIGIINFDAHLDMRPYDKGRTSGTSFKEIMDNDKEVQYAIVGFQKIGNTERLIKTAESFNALILNEEYSEDSIIEALKDFIKKVDIVYITFCMDVFEASAAPGVSAPVVMGLEPKKGKRLLRFLMQTEKVVCVDFAEVNPVYDIDNVTAKLAGCLIYEAMEHIKK